A stretch of Perognathus longimembris pacificus isolate PPM17 chromosome 1, ASM2315922v1, whole genome shotgun sequence DNA encodes these proteins:
- the LOC125364458 gene encoding keratin, type II cuticular Hb1-like, producing the protein MTCYSSCLGAPSGMRAFSCASACGPRPGRCCITAAPYRGISCYRGLTGGFGSRSVCGGFRSGSYGRSFGYRSGGVCGPSPPCITTVSVNESLLTPLNLEIDPSAQCVKHEEKEQIKCLNSRFAAFIDKVRFLEQQNKLLETKWQFYQNRKCCESNLEPLFEGYIETLRREAECAEADSGRLAAELNNVREVMEGYKKKYEEEVALRATAENEFVALKKDVDCAYLRKSDMEANSEALTQEIDFLRRLYEEEIRVLHAHISDTSVIVKMDNSRDLNMDCIVAEIKAQYDDIATRSRAEAESWYRSKCEEIKATVIRHGETLRRTREEMNEMNRIIQRLTAEIENAKVQNAKLEAAVSQSEQQGEAALTDARSKLTELEGALQKAKQDMACLLKEYQEVMNSKLGLDIEIATYRRLLEGEEQRLCEGVGAVNVCVSSSRGGVVCGDLCVSGSRPVTGSVCSAPCTGNLAVSTGMCAPCGQGCGSGRSVRFA; encoded by the exons ATGACCTGCTACTCCTCCTGCCTCGGTGCCCCCAGCGGGATGCGCGCCTTCAGCTGCGCCTCCGCCTGCGGACCCAGGCCCGGCCGCTGTTGCATCACCGCCGCCCCCTACCGCGGCATCTCCTGCTACCGCGGCCTCACGGGGGGCTTCGGCAGCCGCAGCGTCTGCGGGGGCTTCCGCTCCGGCTCCTATGGGCGCAGCTTCGGCTACCGCTCAGGGGGCGTCTGCGGGCCCAGCCCCCCATGCATCACCACCGTGTCCGTCAACGAGAGCCTCCTGACGCCCCTCAACCTGGAGATCGACCCCAGTGCCCAGTGCGTGAAGCATGAGGAGAAGGAGCAGATCAAGTGCCTCAACAGCAGGTTTGCTGCCTTCATCGACAAG GTGCGCTTCCTGGAGCAGCAGAACAAGCTGCTGGAGACCAAGTGGCAGTTCTATCAGAACCGCAAGTGCTGTGAGAGCAACCTGGAGCCCTTGTTCGAAGGCTACATCGAGACGCTGAGGAGGGAGGCTGAATGTGCGGAGGCTGACAGCGGGAGGCTGGCCGCAGAGCTCAACAATGTGCGCGAGGTGATGGAGGGCTACAAGAAGAA ATATGAAGAGGAAGTGGCACTAAGGGCCACAGCCGAGAATGAATTTGTGGCCCTAAAGAAG GACGTGGACTGTGCCTACCTGCGCAAGTCTGACATGGAGGCCAACTCAGAGGCGCTGACACAGGAGATTGACTTCCTGCGGCGACTCTATGAGGAG GAGATCCGTGTCCTCCATGCCCACATCTCAGACACCTCAGTCATCGTCAAGATGGACAACAGCCGGGACCTCAACATGGACTGCATTGTGGCTGAGATCAAGGCTCAGTATGATGACATCGCCACCCGCAGCAGGGCTGAGGCTGAGTCCTGGTACCGCAGCAAG TGTGAGGAGATCAAGGCCACTGTGATCCGACATGGGGAGACCCTGCGCCGCACCAGGGAGGAGATGAATGAGATGAACCGCATCATCCAGAGGCTAACAGCTGAGATCGAGAATGCCAAGGTCCAG AATGCCAAGCTGGAGGCAGCAGTGTCCCAGTCTGAACAGCAGGGCGAGGCAGCCCTCACTGATGCCCGCTCCAAGCTGACTGAGCTGGAGGGCGCCCTGCAGAAGGCCAAGCAGGACATGGCCTGCCTGCTGAAGGAGTACCAGGAGGTGATGAACTCCAAGCTGGGCCTGGACATCGAGATCGCCACCTACAGGCGCCTGCTGGAGGGTGAAGAACAAAG GTTGTGTGAGGGTGTCGGCGCGGTGAATGTCT GTGTCAGCAGCTCCCGGGGCGGGGTCGTGTGTGGTGACCTGTGCGTGTCCGGCTCCCGGCCGGTGACAGGAAGTGTGTGCAGCGCCCCTTGCACTGGGAACCTGGCAGTGAGCACCGGCATGTGTGCACCCTGTGGCCAAGGCTGTGGCAGTGGCCGCTCTGTGCGGTTTGCATAA